Proteins encoded in a region of the SAR324 cluster bacterium genome:
- a CDS encoding outer membrane lipoprotein-sorting protein gives MMNKWKSLILGAFLVGVSPSAWALTADEIMQRVNDREDGDNIVMEMQMVLINKNNEQRVRRMQQYRQDKGEDSQSVIFFEEPADVRNTGFLTYDYDDESKDDDQWMYLPALRKTKRIAASDKSGSFMGSDFNYSDLTSYNLSDYNYKLLKENDKVDGSDAWVIYSEPKNDDVKEETGYAKSVIWVRKDNYVVVRAKNWVHKSPDIKFFEFKDLQQIEGVWFPSEIKAQRRFGKEVVHQTILRQQNIRLNQNLEDSLFSQRRLEQGL, from the coding sequence ATGATGAACAAGTGGAAAAGTCTGATTTTAGGAGCTTTCCTGGTAGGAGTTAGTCCCAGTGCCTGGGCCCTGACAGCAGATGAAATCATGCAACGAGTCAATGACCGTGAAGATGGCGACAACATCGTTATGGAAATGCAGATGGTGCTGATCAACAAGAACAATGAGCAGCGTGTGCGACGCATGCAGCAATATCGGCAGGACAAGGGGGAAGACTCACAGAGCGTCATCTTTTTTGAAGAACCCGCTGATGTGCGTAACACGGGCTTTCTGACTTACGATTACGATGACGAGAGCAAGGATGATGACCAGTGGATGTATCTCCCTGCGCTCCGCAAGACCAAGCGGATTGCAGCCAGTGATAAGAGTGGTTCCTTCATGGGGTCAGATTTCAATTACTCCGATCTGACTTCCTACAATCTCAGTGATTACAACTACAAGTTGCTTAAGGAGAATGACAAGGTCGATGGCTCGGATGCCTGGGTGATCTATTCCGAACCCAAAAACGACGACGTCAAGGAAGAAACTGGTTACGCCAAGAGTGTGATCTGGGTACGCAAAGATAATTACGTGGTCGTACGAGCGAAGAACTGGGTCCACAAGAGTCCTGACATCAAGTTCTTTGAGTTCAAGGATCTCCAACAAATCGAAGGCGTCTGGTTCCCTTCTGAGATCAAGGCCCAGCGACGTTTTGGCAAGGAAGTCGTGCACCAGACCATCCTGCGTCAGCAGAACATTCGCCTCAATCAGAATCTGGAAGACTCTCTCTTCAGTCAGCGTAGGTTGGAGCAGGGACTTTGA